TTCCTTATCGTAGGCTTGTGAAACAAATCCGTCCGAAAGAGTTCCGATCGACATATATGTGAGATAAAGTCCTTGAGCGGACAAAGTCCCGATGGACTCAAGTAAAATGCCTTGGTTTCCTGCAACTGTTTCCTGTTTGGTGGTTTGCTTTTCTTTTTTGGAATCCGCAAATGTCGGAAACGAAATGCAGAATAACCCGCCGACGAGGCCGAGTAAAAGTAATCGATTTTTGATTTTTGTAATTATGGCCAAATGCATGGGGTCGATCTTTCTGAAGATGCTAAGTCCGGAAAAGCACATTCGGTGAAAAAAATGTTCTTTTTTTTTAAATAAATTTCCAAAAATCTTGACACTGGTTCAAAAATGCACAAAAATGATGCAATTGGCGTAATTGTGTTAAATATGTATAAAACAGAGGGAAAAATGAAAAAATCAATCATCTTAGGGCTATTTTTAGCTCTAATTTCGTCCATGCCGGTTTGGTCTCAAACTCAGGCACAAATGTTTCAAAAAGTAGGGGTCGTAGGTGACTCTTTAAGCCACGGATTCTTCGGTGTGACCGTAGAAAAAAAGACCCAGGATTGGGCTTATCCGGTACTTGTTTCCAAACAAGCGGGAGCTTCCGTTTCGTATAACGAACTGGCCGGTCCTTATGTAAATTTAGAGGACGTTTTGAAATGGGATTGCGGTGTGTTTTGTATCGCAAGTTCCATCATCGGTGGAAACGGGAAAACCGTATCCCTTCCGACTCACGCAGGTATCACCGGAGCTGAATATACAACTCTTCTCAAAACTTCCGGTAAATGCGAAGACATCACTGCTACTAAACAAGATAAAGAATGGTATTGGGAAACTTGGTACTGGTACACTTATCGTTGGGTGACTGTTGCCGATTGCCAAGATCCTGACAAATTTCACCAATACGGATTACGTGATGCGGGAACTCAAACGCAAATCATGGAAAAAGTAAAACCTACTTTCCTATTCGGAACTGCTGCCGCAAATCACGTATTATGTACTGCACTTCATACATCCACGGATTGTTTGGATGAAGCCCGTTACAAAAGAGATATTCGTGCTTTCTTTGCAAGAATGTCCGCAATGGGTTCTTTGAAAGGTGGAGTTCTATTCACTATTCCTAACGTAACTGCAATTGCATTTCTTGAAAAATACACTGACCCGCAAGGCAGAGCGAATTACAGCGGACTCAAAGCTTTCTTCAGAGGTTCCGTTTCCGATCCTAATCAAGTATTGGATGCGACCGAAGTAGCTAAGATTTCCACTTTCCTTACTATGCTCAACAATGAAATCAAAGCACAAGGGGCGACAATGCGCTTCGCAGTGGCCGACCTAAAAGTGATCTTTGATGATATGAAAGAAAACGGTCGTCCATTGGCAAGTTCCACTGGTTGGTCTCCTGGAAACGCAAGAGCTGCTTGGCCTCTTCCTAACCAACCGGGAGTATTCGGATTGGATGGAGTTCACCCGAACATGTTCGGTCACTCGGTATTTGCAAACGAATTGATCAAAGCGATTAACTCCCGTTACGGATTTGCAATTCCTCAAGTGAGTGAATACACTGCATGGTATTATGATAGCTTGAACCGTAACCCTGTTGATCTTAAAAAATTCCTAACTGAAAACATTTTCGGTCAGGCAATTTCCTGGGTTGTATCCATCTTCGCATAAGAGGGAACTATGAAAAAGCGGTATAAATTGATTCTGGGAGGGTTTGGACTTATGGTCCTTGCCCTCGCTTTATCCTTGGTATTTTTAAATGACGGAGATTCGGATCGTTCCAAAAAGAATTTGGGAATGGACGAATCCGATCCTTCTTTTGAAACTTCCGCAAAACATCTATTTGATGACCCTGAGTTTGCCGATGCTCCCTATCCGGAGGATGACGAACTCAGTCAGGCGGAAAAACTTTGGCCTTTCGCTTTGGAAAAAAAGCCGAACAGAAAGGAAAAAGTAAAAGAAGAGTGGAGAGATTTTGCGGCGAAATACCCTAAAAATTTCTACATCCCGAAAGAGATCCGCGCTCCTAGAACGGAGGCGGAAGAAAAAGAAGCACAAGAATTATTGGAAGACTTCACGGCAATGGACGCAAGTTTTGCCAGTTTCATTTCCAAGAACAAATGGTCGGAACCAGGTAGCAATCCTCCTTCTGCAGGATCGGAAAGACCGGCTCCCGCAAAACAGAGAGCATACTTTGACTATAAGATCTATGAATTGGAGTCCCGTATTCAAATGATAGAATATTGGATGGAAAACCAAGCATCCGCTACGGAAAAAGTAAACGCTGATAAAGACTTGAAAGTATGGAGAAAAGAACTTTCTTCCCTTCAACAAGTTAGAAGCCAAGTTCCTCAAACATAAAAAATTTCCCTCGGGCCCGAAGATTCACTTCGGGCTTTTTATTTTTTACACCGAAAATCATTCAAATCGCTCAATACTTGACAAATAAGTGCATATTCTGAGTTGTTGATAATGAGAGTAAGTCTCATTATCAAGTTTATAGAGGTGCACATATGGGAAGAGTCAAAAGATTCTCAGTCCTAACCATATTCCTTATCGGGATAGGTTCCTTGTCGTTTTGCAAAGAGGATGTACCCAAGGTCAATTTCGGACTTTTGGGAATCCTATCGGGAGGAGAGACATCGTTCGGAGTCTCTGGGATTTTGAAGGATTCTTCCGGCAGTCCTCTTTCCGGTGCATCCCTTTCTTTTACAGATGAAACGAGTTCTGTTCGTGCTACTACATCTCAGAAAGCCGAAGCCACCACGGACGAGAATGGAGTCTGGCAGTTGAATCTTAAGGAAGGCACGTTTCATCTTTATGTGACATCGAAAGACGGCGTTTCCTTGGGAAGTTTTAAAATTGCAACAGCAACCGGAACGAACCCGGTGATATTTAACGTTGCCGGAGCATCTCCCGGTTCTTTTGAAGTTACCATCATTACAAGTTCCGAGGCTATGGGAAGCGGAGGTTCCAATTTTTCGATTCTTTCTCCTTCGGCAGGCAAACAACTGTTTGTTTATCAAGTGGACCTTTCCATTTCTTCCCAAGAACAAGGGATTTATCAAATTTATCTGAATAACTCTAAAAAGTTAACGCTTAGTTCTTCTTCCACGGACTTAGTTACTCTTTCGGGAACGATCAAACCGCTTCTCGGACAAAATAATCTTAAGGTCGCTTTCATCGGGAATACGGGAACTTATGCAACCAAATCCGTTTCTTTTTATTTTGGAAATAGGACAACCGGAGGAGGATCTCATTCCGGTTTTGTAAAGAACGGATCTTTGTACACTTGGGGAAGAAATAACAAGGGTCAGTTGGGATTCGGAACTTCCACGGGTGATCTTGCCAATGCTACCATTACAAAACTCTCTACAATCAGTGACGTAGCTTCCATTTCATTCAACCAAAACAACTCACTTGCCATCAAATCGGACGGGACAGTTTGGGCCTGGGGTGCAAACGCTCAAGGTCAATTGGGACAAGGAGATAATGTGGAATTGGAGACTTCTGCGACGACAGCAGGCCCGAGGCATCCTCCCCGCGAAGTGCCGGGTATTTCCAACGCAGTTATGGGATCTTTCGGATTCAATCATGCTGTAGTTTTGAAATCGGACGGATCGGTTGTGGCATTTGGACAAAATAACGTCGGTCAGCTGGGAAACGGAGCTACAGGACTTTCCTCGACTAGTTATTCCGCAAATCCCGTGACAGTTGTCGGTCTTCCAACAGATGTGATCCAAGTGATTGCCGGCTCGGAACATTCAGCAGCGCTTACTTCAACAGGTGATGTATATGTTTGGGGTAGAAACCAATACGGGAATTTGGGAGACGGAGTGATCGGCACTGCTACTGCTGTCACTTCTGCCCCGAAGAAAATAACAAGTATTAGTGGGATTAAACAAATTGCAAACGGCAGGGATCATATTCTCGCTTTAAAATCGGATGGGAAAGTTTATTCTTGGGGGCTGGGAGCGAGCGGTCAATTGGGAACAGGTGGGTCGGGTAGCCCGACTCCCGTAGCAACTCCGACACTTGTTAATAATATTTCGAATGCTACTTCCGTTTGGGCCAATGGAACTCAGAGTTTTGCGATACTTTCGGACGGAACTGTGAAAGGATGGGGGGCAAATTCCACTTTAGCGAGTTTGGGAATCGGCAACACTACCACAGCTAAGGTTTACGAACCGGCGGACGCAGTGATCGGGATTAAGAATATAGTATCTTTCGGCTGCGGTGCCACTCATAATTTTTCTATGTTAAGCGACGGATCACTTTACGGATGGGGATGGAATTTCAAAGGTTCCTTGGGTCGTCCTGACTTGCAGGAATCCTGGGGAGCCGCAACACCGGTTCTTGTCACTCTTCCCGATTAAAAAGTTTTATTGAATGTATATTTCTCCTATTTTAAAGAACGTATGCTTGTTATACGTTCTTTCTTTTTTTCTCCAATGCGCCGATCCCCGAATTTCCCTCTGTAAGGGAGGTGGAGTTTGTTCCGTTTTACCGGTATTGAAAGAAAATTCTTCAGGATCTTCCGATTCTACAGTAGAACGTTTGTTAGAGACAGTTCCTTGGGAATATGAAGACGGGGAGGAGTTTTCCGCAGGTAGAAACATGACTAGCTCGGAACTTGGTGACAGAGCGTTTTTGCAATTCGGTCCCGTTTCCAAACTTTCCGAAATATCCGAATTTACGATCGGCCAATCCGTGTTTGATGTTCCTTGGACACCCGGTTTCTCCGCAAGCCTTCCTGATAGAGACGGATTAGGCCCTATCTTTCATCGGGATTCCTGTTTGGGATGCCACGAAAAAAACGGAAGAAATTTTGATCCCGATGGAACCAGGTTGATTTCCAGCTTGGTACGGTTAGGCGTCGGTTCCGGGGGAAATGATCCGGAACCGAATTACGGAAATCAATTGCAGCCGAACGGAGTAGGAAGTGTTCCCGCTGAGGGAAATGTGATCCTTCAGTATGATACAATAACCGGCAATTTCGGAGACGGGACAGGTTATACACTCAGGTCTCCAAAGATAGTTTTTTCCGGTTTGAATTACGGAGCACTCGCTTCCGATCTCAAAACATCTGTTAGGATGACACAACAGGTGATCGGTCTCGGGCTCTTGGAGTCGGTTTCTGAAGAAACGATTTTGAGTTTTGCAGATCCCGAGGATAAGGATAAAAACGGGATTACAGGAAGACCGAATTATATTCGGGATCTTTCCGGTTCGGGTAAAAGCCTGGGAAGGTTCGGTTGGAAGGCAAATATGCCTAGTTTGAAAAGACAGAATTCCGCGGCATTTCTTGGGGATTTGGGGATCACAAATCCGATCTTTTCCACTCAAAATTGTACATCGATCCAAACACTATGCCTTTCTGCAGCAAACGGAGGTTCGCCGGAAGTATCGGAAGCCAAGATCGTTGCAATTACCAAATACATGCAGTTAGTTGCCGTTCCCATCCGAAGAAAGGCTTATTACGGAAATATTCTGGAAGGGAAAAGAATGTTTCATTGGGCTGGTTGCGCCAATTGTCATATTCCCAAAATGAAGACCGCTTCAACCTCTTCTTTCCCGCAACTTGCCTCTCAAACCATCCGTCCTTTTACTGATCTTTTATTGCATGATATGGGGGAAGGGCTTGCCGACGGAAAAGAAGACGGAGATGCAAGCGGGAATGAATGGAGGACCGCTCCTCTTTGGGGAATCGGTTTATTGGAAACGGTTCACGGAGAAGCCAGATACTTGCATGACGGAAGAGCCAGAACCTTAATGGAAGCTATTTTATGGCACGGAGGGGAAGCGGAGAAAAGTAAAAATTTTGTTAAGAACTTAAATCAGGACTTAAGAGATCGTTTGATCGAATACCTGGAAAGTTTATGAACAATCGGATTTGATATTGAGGTTTACACTTTTTCTTAAGTTGGCAAATATATACAGAAAATTATGCACCTTTCCAGATATTGTTTCCTAATCGTTTTTTTTCTAAGTACATTCGTTTTCCAATGCGGAGACAAAGATCAAGTCCAACCAAAACCTGTAGTAGAGGATGAAGTGGAAGAAGAAATACCAACGTCAAAATTACTGCAAGATTTGGATTCCAGCGACGTGTTTTTACGCTCCCAAGCAACGATTCAATTGGGTAGCAGGCAGGTGAAAGAGAGTGTCCCCAAACTGAAAAAACTTCTCACCGACAAGGAGCCTGGGGTTCGGGCGGGGGCTGCGATCGCCTTGGGAGATCTTCAGGAAAGATCAGCCACACAAACGATTGTTAAACTACTTGAATCGGATAAGGAAAATCCGAAAGACGTATATCTGGATGCGCTCGGGAGATTGAAAGATCCATCCGCAGGAAAACAAATCGTTCTTCTTTTGGATTCGGAAGATCCGACTCTTAGATTGCAAACGATAGAGGCGCTTGTTCTCATCGGAGCAAAAGACCAAGGTGCTTCCATCCTAAAGATGGCTTTGAAAAACAAGAACAGGGAAAAAGATAAAACTTATGCCATGGCCCTTGGCAAACTTGGTTACAAAGGATCTGAAGATTATCTTTTGGGTCTGACTAAAACTTTGGATGAATCCACTACACTTGCCGCCGCTTACTTGGCGTTAGGCAGAATCGGTGCGAAAAAAGCAGTACCTATTCTTGCAAAGGCATTGGATCTTTCCTTTTCCAAGGGAAAAGAAAACGCATCGGTATCCCTCATTCAAATCGGAGATCCTAAAACGATAGATTTGGTTTTTCCGTTACTTGAATCCAAAACGGAAGAGACACAAATGTATGTAACGGACGTTTTGTCCGGTATTCCTTCTTTGGAAGCGGGAAAACGCGCCCTCGCATTATTGAATTCCGATAAAAAATCCACTTGGGGAAATGCTGCCAAAATCGCAGGTCGTCAAAAATACGCACCTGCTCGGGAAAAACTGGAAAGCCTGCTCGTTTTAGATTCTACACCTAGCAGAGATTCGTTTGCGGAAGCCTTGGGTTGGATCGGAGACAAGGCATCCATTCCTGTACTTAGGAAGATCTTACTTTCCGGTGCAAAAGAGGGTCCTTACGGATCCGCATGGGCATTGGGCGTGATGGGTGCCAAGGAAGCGGTAGGGGATTTGATCACCGCAACAAACAGTTCCGACGGGAAATTGGTATCTTATGCGTTGGAAGCATTGGGTTCGATTCGGGACGAGAGCGCATTGCCTGCGTTAACTAGGCTTCTCAAAAACAGACCGCAGATGGCTCCTCAAGTTTTATCTGCCGTGTCGCAACTTCAAAGTAAAGAAGCAAGACTTGTCATTGAAGACGCAACAAACTCAAACGACCCGAATGTATACCGCCCGGCTATGGAAGAATTGGCCAGACGAAAGGACAAACTGTCCCTTCCGATTCTGTTTGAACATGTGAACGGGCCGGAAGCAGAAAAAAGAAAACTCTCCTACTATGCTTTAGCAGCCATTACAGGAGAGCATTTCAGAACGAAAAAGGAATGGAATGATTGGAGAACCAAAACTAAGAACTGATCGAATCCAAAAATTTTTTGATATTGGGGATTCCGTACTGTTGTCTGGGGATAAGAGATCGGATTAACCTTCCACCGAGGAAAGCGAATAATCCGTGAGCAATCCTCGGAGATCCTCCCACTCCCACACCGAAAAAAGCTTTAAACCGATTCACATCCGTAGATTTTATATAGGTTTGTCTCCCAAATAAACTTTCATTAGGCGACCTCGGATTCATTCGATTCGTCGGATAGGATTTCGTCCCAATCGGGGAAAGGATCATTCAGATTTTTCCAGTGAGCCGGTCCCCGCTTCATTTCCTCCGGAGAGAGTAGGCAATCGTTGAGAGACTTCGTGATTTTTTTTTCATCCATATCCCTTCCGATCAAAACGATTTCCTGTCTTCTATCCCCCCAAGGCTCTTCCCATACGTTTTGCAAATTGATTTTTACATTAGGATCATCCGGTATATCTTCCGGATCTATCGCCGCCCAAAAGTAACCTTCCGGTTTGTAAGAACTTAGACTCCCGGCTTGCGAGTACAATACGACCCAATCCATTTTGGAAGCAAGCCATACAAATCCCTTGGCTCGAATGAGTCCCTTCTTTTCCTTCGCGAGCCAATTCCAAAATTTGTCGGGATGAAAGGGAAGTCTGGATTTATATACAAAACTTTTGATTCCGTATTCTTCCGTTTCCGGACTATGTTCTCCTCTTAACTCTTTCAACCAAAGAGGAGACTCTGCCGCCTTTTCAAAGTTAAATTGTTTTGTATTGATTACCTTATCCAATGGAACTTTGCTGAAATCGGTAGGGATTACTTCTGCTTCCGCATTCAGACTTTTTAAAATGGATAAAAGCGTTGTTTGTTCTTTCGGTTTTAACATGGACCATTTATTTGCGATGATTATATTTGCAAATTCCACCTGATCTACGAGCAAATCGACTAAGTCCCGTTCATCTTCTTCTCCCGCTTCCAGTTTACGATCTTTCAAAGACTCGATGGAATGAAAGTCTTTCAGAAAATTCACTCCATCCACAACGGTCACCATTGTGTCCAGTTCTGCGATTTGAGAGAGGCTTGTGCCCGACTCATCCTCGAATGTGAATGTTTCCGCGATGGGAAGCGGTTCTGAGACTCCTGTGGACTCGATGAGTATATAATCGAATTTTCCCGACTTTGCCAGATTTGCAATTTCAATCAGCAGATCTTCGCGTAACGTGCAGCAGATGCAACCGTTCGACATTTCCACTAGTTTTTCTTCCGTTCTGGAAAGTTGCGAATTTCCTGCGACAAGTCTCGCGTCTATATTGACTTCGCTCATATCATTTACGATGACTGCTACTTTTTTACCTTCCCGATTGTGGAGGATGTGGTTGAGTAACGTGGTTTTACCCGCTCCTAAAAAACCGGAAAGAACTGTGACTGGTATTTTTTTCATGACAAATTCCTGTGTGTGCAACAATGTTGCAAATGCAACTAAATTGCAATATTAAAGACTCCGTATTTCTGTCAAACATAAATGCAATTCTATTGCATTTATGTCTTCAAATCAAAAGCATATACAAATGGGCTAAATTTGTTTGTCAGAATTTTCTTTGGAACCAGTAGTTGACTAGATGGACAATTACTCCCTTCAACCCGCAAAAACGATCAATTCCATTCGAATTTTCTTATTTATTAATTTTGCTTTAGGCATCATCGGAACTTATTCTACGCTCGACCGGACTCAATCCACCTTCATGATTATAGGCGCAGCTATATACGGGATCAGTGCGGGAGTTCAGGCTTTTTTATTCAAAAAAGGTTGGGATCCGAAACCTTTTTACTTTGTGTTATGTGATGTGTTCGTGACCGGGATGAACACCATCCTTCAGGCTAATATCAATCAGGATATAGCGGCCGGTTCCATCAAACTAGGAATCAATTACACAATCAGCTTTTTTCTAATACTTTATTCAGGGTTTCTTTTTTCCTGGCGCCAAACGGTTGTTGTGGGCGTGTTGCTTTCGATCATTGATCTCGTGACTTTGTATGTCGCTTATTTGAGCGGTGTGGAATTCATCGATAGGACCGATCCTCATAAATTTCCTTTCGCAATATCCAGCTCCATTGAAGTGGTAAAGTTAGCGTTTTTACTTATGGCGACTTTCGCCACGGGTAAAATGGTGAGTCTTCTTGTCAAAACCAGAGACGAGGCAATGGAAGGTAAACGGGTTGCCGATGAACATTCGTTAATTGTAGGTAAGCAAAAGGAAAATATGCAGGAAACCGCAGTAAAACTCAACGAATCCGTTTCTGCTTTGAAAATCTTTACGGAAGATTTGAATTCTCAGATCCAAACACAAGCCGCGTCCATCGAAGAGATCAGCGCATCTCTCACTCAAATTTCCCAGGCAACAGAAAGTTCGGCGTATTTCGTAAGGGACCAATATCAAAAAATAGAAAAACTGAACGAAGAAAGTTATAATCTGGAAAAATTAGTCGGAGAAATCCGTTTAGAAATCTCAGAGATTTCCAAACAAATCAATCAATCAACTAACTTTAGTAATGAGGTATCTGCTTCCATGTCCTCATTAAATTCCGCTTTGGACGAAGTGAAACAATCTTTTATGAAAGTCGAAGAAGTAAACCAAATCATGAAAGAGATTGCCGACAGAACCAATCTGCTTTCTTTGAACGCTTCCATCGAAGCTGCGCGCGCGGGAGAACACGGTAGGGGATTTGCAGTCGTTGCGCAGGAAGTGGGAAAGCTCGCGGACAGTTCCGCTACGAATGCAAGCATTATCTCAAAAACGATTCAAAAATCCAGATCCGACCTGGAAAACGGAAACACTTCCGCCGGCATTGCTTCGGAAATGGCAACTAACCAGGAGAAGGAGCTCATCGCCATTGAGACCAGCGTAAAAGTATTTCACGAAAAAATAGAAGAAATGCAAAACATCAATGCAAGGGTTGTTTCTTCGCAAAGAGAATTGAAGGATCTTTCTTCTCAGTTGGAAACCATTGCGACGGAACAAAGTATCGGAAATAAAGAAGTGACTCGCGCTGCCCAAAGCATTGAAGACGCAGTGCAAGTGGTTGCGGAAAACACAAGACTTCTCCAGGACCAAATCGAAGAGATTGCGAGGCAGGCTGAGAAAATCAGATAAAGAGTCGGTTAGTGAACACTTGTTTTCTCAGTTATTTCTCCGTTTGATCAACCGGATCGGTTATTTGTTCGGAGGAATCCTTAAGAAAAATATTTGTGGTTCTCGGGCTATCCCTTATAATTGATCTGGAACTACTTCTAGTTCGGAGATCCCTACATGATATCAAATAATTATTTTTCTGATAATGAAGATTTAAAAGATCATTTCGATTCCCTCACTGATTGGAAGGAAATCGTGGATTCATACGAAGAAAATTTTGCAGACTATGCACTCTATCAAAAAACAAGCCAAGAAGAACTCGCTTATGCTCCCGGAAACTACGAAGACGCGATTGAATTTTATCGTTCTACTTTAGAAGCTGGTGGGGATATCGCAGGTAAGGATGTCTCTCAAGTTGCCAAACAAATGGACGAAGTGGGACTTAAATACAAAGACGGAAAAGTAACTTTTCCGAAAGAAATGATCGATGTGATTAATAAAATCAAATCAGCGGGTCTTCTTCCATACGGGATTCACCGTCATTACGGTGGGATCGGACTTCCTTCCGTCGTACAATCCATGTTATCCGAGTCGGTTTCCCGTGCGGACGGCGGACTTGCGATTACTCTCGGTTGTATGAACCTTGCGGAAACAGTAGAAAGATTCGGAACGGAAGAGATGATTCATGAATTCGTTCCTAAGATGGCTGCGGGAGAACTTTGCGGTGCTATGGCACTCACCGAACCCAACTACGGATCCGACCTTCCCAATCTGCAAACCAAAGCGGTGAAAGGAGAAGACGGTGTTTGGAGAATTACGGGAACCAAACGATTCATCACTCACGCTTGCGGTTTTGATACTATGCCTTCCATCATTTTGACTTTAGCAAGAACCGGATCTACAACCAGTGGTGCCCGCGGTCTTTCTTTCTTTTTGGTTCACTCTAAAGATATATTTGTAGCATCCATCGAAAAGAAAATGGGACTTCATTGTTCTCCTACCTGCGAAGTTGTTTTTGAAAACAGCCCGGGGATTTTGATCGGGGACGAAGGTAAAGGTCTTGTTAAATATTCCATGGCGATGATGAATCAAGCACGTTTGAATATTGCTGCACAAGCAATGGGAATTGCAACCGCAGCTTATTTTGAAGGTCGTAAATATGCCACCGAACGGGTGCAATTCGGTAAAACGATCGATCAAATTCCCGCCGTAAAAAAAATGTTGGATCGTATGGAGAGAGAAATTGCGGGAATGCGTTGTATCCTATACGAAGCAAGCCGCTCCGTGGATCTTTATCGTTGGAAAGAAGAAAGAGGTCGTATGAACGGAATTCCTGAAAAGGAAATCAGAAAAGACGAAACCTTCAAACGTTGGGAAAAATTAGCATCTCTACTTACTCCTCTTTCCAAATACTATATTACCGAACTTGCCAACGTAGTTGCTTCCGATGCTTTGCAAATTCACGGTGGGTCCGGTTATACGGAAGACTATGATGTAGCAAGAATTTATCGGGATGTTCGTATTACAAATATCTACGAAGGTACGACTCAGTTGCAAGTAGTTGCTTGTATAGGAAGTATCGTTGCGGGTATGACGGAGACAGGTATTTTCAGAGAATACATCAAAGACGAAATGTCCAAATTCAAAGTTTCCGACGAATTGAAAGAACTTTGGAGTCAGTTGGAAACAATCGTGAGTGAATTTGCTGAAATCTCCGGCACTCTCAGAGAAGAGCTCGCTTTCGAAGTTGTGGAATCCGCTGCTCGTCTTTTGGTCAGTCTCTTATTGGAAAGAAGTGTTCCTCGTGCAAAAGTGGAAAGAAGAGCTGCCCGTAAAACAATCGCTCAAGATTACGTTTTGGATAGCTCTGCAATCCTCGTTTCCAATCTAACAAAGATTAAAGGCAAGAAAAAAAGCCTGGCGACTGTCTGATCTGACACGGATAAACCGCCAAACCGTTTCCTCAAAACGGATCTGTTTGGCGGTCTGCATTGATTTGCATCCACTCTCTTTTATCGATACTTAAAATCCATGGCAAATTCGAATCGCCAAATCCTTCCTTGTTACGCTTGTTTTGCGGAAAATGGAAAGGATTCCTATTCCGTTTTATCAGCTAATTCGGAAGAAAAAAGGCTACTTTCTCCTTTTCGTTGGAAGGGAAACGATTTTCCTCCGCTATTGGATGACCAAAATCCATCTCATCTGAAAGAATTGAAAAAGCTGAATATACCTTATGTTTTCGATATACACTCCCATTTTTTTCCCGAAATCGTATTGAAATTGATCTGGAAATGGTTTGATAAGGTAAATTGGGAGATTGCTTACCGATATGGTGAAGAAGAAAGGGTAAAAAGACTTCATTTAAATGGAATTAGGCGATTTACTACTTTAAATTATGCTCATAAACCGGCTATGGCGGAATGGTTGAATGATTGGACTTATTCCAATTATGGAAATTGGGAAGGGGCCATTCCTTTCGGAACTTTTTATCCGGAAGAAGGAGTAGATCATTATGTAAAACGAGCTGTGGAAGAATACGGATTCCAAGGATTCAAACTTCATTGCGAAGTCTCCAAACTCGACTTAAGTCGTAAGGAACTTACAGGAGTATTTTCCTATTTGGAAAAACTTTCCATACCCCTCGTCATTCATACCGGAAACGCTCCTCTGCCGGGAGAATTCACCGGAATCAAATATTTTTTGCCTTTCATTCAAAGATACCCCGGTCTGAAAGTCATCGTTGCTCATATGGGAGCGAAAGAAATTTTCGACTATTCGGAGTTAATTGATACTTATCCTAATCTATATTTGGATACTACAATGGTGTTCGTAGATTTTCTTGCCACCGGTGAAGACGCGGACGATTCGATTCCTCTTCTTGAAAAATACCAAGATAGGATTTTTTTCGGATCGGATTTCCCCAACATTCCTTATAACCTTTCTCATCCCATTATGAGAATCTTGGAAACAAATATCAGCGATGAAGCCAAAA
The nucleotide sequence above comes from Leptospira kobayashii. Encoded proteins:
- a CDS encoding di-heme oxidoredictase family protein, whose amino-acid sequence is MTSSELGDRAFLQFGPVSKLSEISEFTIGQSVFDVPWTPGFSASLPDRDGLGPIFHRDSCLGCHEKNGRNFDPDGTRLISSLVRLGVGSGGNDPEPNYGNQLQPNGVGSVPAEGNVILQYDTITGNFGDGTGYTLRSPKIVFSGLNYGALASDLKTSVRMTQQVIGLGLLESVSEETILSFADPEDKDKNGITGRPNYIRDLSGSGKSLGRFGWKANMPSLKRQNSAAFLGDLGITNPIFSTQNCTSIQTLCLSAANGGSPEVSEAKIVAITKYMQLVAVPIRRKAYYGNILEGKRMFHWAGCANCHIPKMKTASTSSFPQLASQTIRPFTDLLLHDMGEGLADGKEDGDASGNEWRTAPLWGIGLLETVHGEARYLHDGRARTLMEAILWHGGEAEKSKNFVKNLNQDLRDRLIEYLESL
- a CDS encoding HEAT repeat domain-containing protein translates to MHLSRYCFLIVFFLSTFVFQCGDKDQVQPKPVVEDEVEEEIPTSKLLQDLDSSDVFLRSQATIQLGSRQVKESVPKLKKLLTDKEPGVRAGAAIALGDLQERSATQTIVKLLESDKENPKDVYLDALGRLKDPSAGKQIVLLLDSEDPTLRLQTIEALVLIGAKDQGASILKMALKNKNREKDKTYAMALGKLGYKGSEDYLLGLTKTLDESTTLAAAYLALGRIGAKKAVPILAKALDLSFSKGKENASVSLIQIGDPKTIDLVFPLLESKTEETQMYVTDVLSGIPSLEAGKRALALLNSDKKSTWGNAAKIAGRQKYAPAREKLESLLVLDSTPSRDSFAEALGWIGDKASIPVLRKILLSGAKEGPYGSAWALGVMGAKEAVGDLITATNSSDGKLVSYALEALGSIRDESALPALTRLLKNRPQMAPQVLSAVSQLQSKEARLVIEDATNSNDPNVYRPAMEELARRKDKLSLPILFEHVNGPEAEKRKLSYYALAAITGEHFRTKKEWNDWRTKTKN
- a CDS encoding RCC1 domain-containing protein; protein product: MGSGGSNFSILSPSAGKQLFVYQVDLSISSQEQGIYQIYLNNSKKLTLSSSSTDLVTLSGTIKPLLGQNNLKVAFIGNTGTYATKSVSFYFGNRTTGGGSHSGFVKNGSLYTWGRNNKGQLGFGTSTGDLANATITKLSTISDVASISFNQNNSLAIKSDGTVWAWGANAQGQLGQGDNVELETSATTAGPRHPPREVPGISNAVMGSFGFNHAVVLKSDGSVVAFGQNNVGQLGNGATGLSSTSYSANPVTVVGLPTDVIQVIAGSEHSAALTSTGDVYVWGRNQYGNLGDGVIGTATAVTSAPKKITSISGIKQIANGRDHILALKSDGKVYSWGLGASGQLGTGGSGSPTPVATPTLVNNISNATSVWANGTQSFAILSDGTVKGWGANSTLASLGIGNTTTAKVYEPADAVIGIKNIVSFGCGATHNFSMLSDGSLYGWGWNFKGSLGRPDLQESWGAATPVLVTLPD
- the zigA gene encoding zinc metallochaperone GTPase ZigA, translated to MKKIPVTVLSGFLGAGKTTLLNHILHNREGKKVAVIVNDMSEVNIDARLVAGNSQLSRTEEKLVEMSNGCICCTLREDLLIEIANLAKSGKFDYILIESTGVSEPLPIAETFTFEDESGTSLSQIAELDTMVTVVDGVNFLKDFHSIESLKDRKLEAGEEDERDLVDLLVDQVEFANIIIANKWSMLKPKEQTTLLSILKSLNAEAEVIPTDFSKVPLDKVINTKQFNFEKAAESPLWLKELRGEHSPETEEYGIKSFVYKSRLPFHPDKFWNWLAKEKKGLIRAKGFVWLASKMDWVVLYSQAGSLSSYKPEGYFWAAIDPEDIPDDPNVKINLQNVWEEPWGDRRQEIVLIGRDMDEKKITKSLNDCLLSPEEMKRGPAHWKNLNDPFPDWDEILSDESNESEVA